Proteins from one Triticum aestivum cultivar Chinese Spring chromosome 7A, IWGSC CS RefSeq v2.1, whole genome shotgun sequence genomic window:
- the LOC123150998 gene encoding uncharacterized protein codes for MEAQPREIAAHPSSSASAAAASSESAIVQVMANRTCSASVSSLFASSRPQGWAELPDDLLRPVVALLRSFRDLLAFGTTCRHWCDLFSGHRSSVQPLLLHPNLRTDGGQTLSHNCWTLFHKCTWRLADPAATSSSRSFLSLSDLRSMTFLRCSYGQLIFYHNNGFHIVNPFSGAKVGPPSLRSVQFTCISYVTLTAPVASADSHILVGAGAYLFLWRIGGDSWTKHSPKVGRFSIEQNVAFKGKTYALGSFGWFYIIHLSPSLIVEKFKVVSEEDKTEDLYSANEKAWLVVCGDALLLIKLVEAGRRMRSEAFQFMAFKLESVDTMTKKARWVKVNKLDNWAIFISVDERCVALPCMNPEGWGGRSNHIYFPSYQSEKPWAAVQLWQKCYYRSTQLFNTGRRYLKLESTWVFPARFLVPACDDLTAVGVMWGRVYRRGPRGQEQQPPAATGES; via the exons ATGGAGGCGCAGCCGCGGGAGATCGCCGCGCATCCTTCTTCCTCGGCGTCGGCGGCCGCTGCGTCCTC GGAGAGCGCCATCGTGCAAGTAATGGCCAACAGGACATGTTCTGCTTCTGTCTCCTCACTCTTTGCTTCATCTCGGCCACAAGGATGGGCAGAGCTCCCGGACGACCTGCTCCGACCCGTTGTCGCTTTACTACGCTCGTTCCGCGACCTCCTCGCCTTCGGTACCACTTGTCGCCATTGGTGTGATCTCTTCTCAGGCCACAGGTCCTCTGTCCAGCCTCTGCTTCTCCACCCCAATCTCCGTACCGACGGTGGACAGACTCTCTCGCATAACTGTTGGACCTTATTCCACAAATGCACATGGAGATTGGCTGATCCTGCTGCCACCTCATCTTCTCGTAGTTTTCTTTCCTTGAGTGACCTCAGAAGCATGACCTTTCTGCGCTGCTCCTACGGTCAGCTCATCTTCTACCACAACAATGGGTTCCATATTGTTAATCCATTCAGTGGCGCTAAGGTTGGCCCTCCTTCCCTCCGGTCAGTTCAGTTCACTTGTATCAGCTATGTCACCTTAACTGCTCCTGTTGCATCCGCTGACTCGCATATCCTTGTCGGTGCTGGAGCCTATCTGTTCCTGTGGCGCATCGGGGGCGACTCTTGGACAAAACACAGTCCTAAAGTTGGTCGTTTTTCGATTGAACAAAATGTGGCCTTCAAGGGCAAGACATATGCCCTAGGGTCTtttgggtggttctacatcattcACTTGTCACCCAGTCTCATTGTTGAGAAGTTTAAAGTTGTGTCCGAGGAAGATAAAACCGAAGATCTCTATTCGGCAAATGAAAAAGCATGGCTAGTGGTGTGTGGTGACGCGCTTCTCTTGATCAAACTTGTGGAGGCGGGAAGAAGGATGCGCTCGGAGGCCTTCCAGTTCATGGCCTTCAAGCTTGAGTCAGTGGACACCATGACCAAGAAGGCAAGGTGGGTGAAGGTGAACAAGTTAGATAACTGGGCCATCTTTATCAGCGTTGACGAGCGGTGCGTGGCGTTGCCGTGCATGAACCCGGAGGGATGGGGAGGGAGGAGCAACCACATATACTTCCCGAGTTATCAGTCTGAAAAACCTTGGGCTGCAGTGCAACTATGGCAAAAATGTTATTACCGTTCGACACAGCTCTTCAACACTGGAAGACGGTACCTGAAATTGGAGTCAACCTGGGTCTTCCCCGCGCGTTTCCTCGTTCCGGCCTGTGATGATCTTACGGCCGTGGGTGTGATGTGGGGCAGGGTCTACAGGCGTGGGCCACGCGGCCAGGAGCAACAGCCGCCGGCCGCAACAGGCGAGTCGTAG